In a genomic window of Neisseria flavescens:
- the dinB gene encoding DNA polymerase IV has product MSQRKIIHIDMDAFYASVELREQPHLKGLPVVVAWDGTRSVICAASYEARKFGLHSAMSVATAKRLCPQAVFVPPHFDLYRQVSAQIHAVFRRYTDLIEPLSLDEAYLDVTRNFENIPYASEVAKRIRAEIFEETGLTASAGIAPNKFLAKIASDWRKPNGQFVLPPQKIMAFLESLPLGKIPGVGKVTLKKMNALGMQTAGDLRRFERGELLNHFGRYGYRLYDLARGIDERPVKAERERLQISTEITLPEDLSLAQASSHLPHLAEDLWRQIERKNVEAKGVTLKLKTHDFRIITRSLTYSSVLPDSASLLQAAHTLLQRIPPQREDAFRLIGIGVSHLLPKNQQQTLWL; this is encoded by the coding sequence ATGTCCCAACGCAAAATCATCCATATCGATATGGACGCATTCTACGCTTCGGTAGAACTGCGCGAGCAGCCGCACCTGAAAGGGCTGCCCGTCGTTGTGGCATGGGATGGTACGCGGTCGGTTATTTGTGCCGCTTCTTATGAAGCGCGCAAATTCGGTTTGCACTCTGCCATGTCGGTGGCAACGGCGAAAAGGCTGTGTCCGCAGGCGGTGTTTGTGCCGCCGCATTTTGATTTGTACCGTCAAGTGTCGGCGCAGATTCATGCCGTGTTTCGGCGGTATACCGATTTGATCGAGCCTTTGTCTTTGGACGAGGCTTATTTGGATGTTACCCGAAATTTTGAAAATATCCCGTACGCCAGTGAAGTGGCCAAACGTATTCGTGCTGAAATTTTTGAAGAAACCGGTTTGACAGCCTCCGCAGGTATCGCGCCCAATAAGTTTTTGGCAAAAATCGCTTCCGACTGGCGCAAGCCGAATGGGCAGTTTGTGTTGCCTCCGCAAAAAATCATGGCGTTTTTGGAGAGCCTGCCGTTGGGTAAGATTCCCGGTGTCGGTAAAGTCACGCTGAAAAAGATGAATGCCCTCGGTATGCAGACTGCCGGCGATTTGCGCCGTTTTGAGCGCGGCGAACTTTTAAACCATTTCGGCCGCTACGGCTACCGCCTTTACGATTTGGCACGCGGTATTGACGAGCGGCCGGTCAAAGCCGAACGCGAACGCCTGCAAATCTCAACCGAAATCACCTTGCCCGAAGATTTGTCTTTGGCGCAGGCTTCAAGCCATTTGCCGCACCTTGCCGAAGACCTCTGGCGGCAAATCGAACGCAAAAACGTCGAAGCCAAAGGCGTTACCCTCAAACTCAAAACCCACGATTTCCGCATTATCACGCGTTCGCTGACGTATTCTTCCGTCCTTCCCGACAGCGCTTCGCTGCTTCAGGCGGCACATACTTTGCTGCAACGCATACCGCCGCAACGCGAAGACGCCTTCCGCCTGATCGGTATCGGCGTGAGTCATTTGCTGCCGAAAAACCAGCAGCAGACGCTTTGGTTATAA
- a CDS encoding sulfate ABC transporter substrate-binding protein, producing MNIRTLSFAALTAALALSACSPKAEQVADNASQAAGGKGGEVKLLNVSYDVARDFYKEYNPLFVKEFAAKNGGQSVEVQQSHGGSSKQALAVANGLAADVVTMNQTSDIELLVKKGLVKADWNTRLPDNAVPYTSNVVFLVRKGNPKHIQDWGDLAKDGVQIVLANPKTTGNGRYAFLGAYGYGLKVNNGDEGKTKDFVAALLKNTPVFENGGRAATTTFSQRNIGDVLVTFENEANYVSKKLTQGQFEIVYPSYTILSEAPVAVVDSVVDKKGTRATAEAYLQNLWSEPAQELAANLYLRPRNAEVLAKHKADFPEIETFNPNEKFGPWEEIMKKFFADGGLFDRLSSKK from the coding sequence ATGAATATCCGTACGCTTTCTTTTGCCGCTTTGACCGCCGCGCTGGCTTTGAGCGCGTGCTCGCCAAAAGCCGAACAAGTCGCCGACAATGCTTCTCAAGCTGCCGGAGGTAAAGGGGGGGAAGTCAAATTGCTGAACGTCTCCTACGATGTCGCCCGCGATTTTTATAAAGAATACAATCCTTTATTTGTCAAAGAGTTTGCCGCAAAAAACGGTGGGCAGTCGGTTGAAGTCCAACAGTCGCACGGCGGCTCCAGTAAGCAGGCTTTGGCTGTCGCCAATGGTTTGGCTGCCGATGTGGTGACCATGAACCAGACTTCCGATATCGAGCTTTTGGTGAAAAAAGGTTTGGTCAAAGCAGATTGGAACACCCGTCTGCCGGATAATGCCGTGCCTTATACCAGCAACGTCGTTTTCTTGGTGCGCAAAGGTAATCCGAAACACATCCAAGACTGGGGCGATTTGGCCAAAGACGGCGTGCAAATCGTTTTGGCCAACCCGAAAACCACCGGCAACGGCCGCTACGCCTTTTTGGGTGCGTACGGTTATGGTTTGAAAGTGAATAACGGCGATGAAGGTAAAACCAAAGATTTTGTGGCCGCATTGCTGAAAAACACGCCTGTGTTTGAAAATGGCGGCCGTGCGGCAACGACGACCTTCAGCCAACGCAATATCGGCGATGTCTTGGTTACCTTTGAAAATGAGGCCAACTACGTCAGCAAAAAGCTGACCCAAGGCCAATTTGAAATTGTCTACCCAAGCTACACTATTCTTTCCGAAGCGCCGGTTGCCGTCGTGGACAGCGTAGTCGACAAAAAAGGCACACGCGCCACTGCTGAAGCCTATCTGCAAAATCTCTGGAGCGAACCGGCCCAAGAGTTGGCCGCCAATCTTTATCTGCGTCCGCGCAATGCTGAAGTATTGGCGAAACACAAAGCCGATTTCCCTGAGATTGAGACGTTTAATCCGAATGAGAAATTTGGCCCGTGGGAAGAAATCATGAAAAAATTCTTTGCCGACGGCGGATTGTTTGACCGGCTTTCCAGTAAAAAATAA
- a CDS encoding DUF4198 domain-containing protein, producing MKQWMLLGLLGLGAVAQAHDVWVAAPTHQPAGKILHADLGYSHDFPNVEKIADDRVHIFKPLQLTGSSKKTVDLVNKGENYQYVSKAALPEGSYWVSATYKPTFWSKNQDGWKQQTLKQLAGATYCEQAQMFGKSFVQVGNGAVDEAVLTRPIGQELELVPLKNPNEVKAGGILPVKVLYKGEPLVKATVTASSDTLAEMDLESTHDHREPQGFSGKTDKNGVVNVITLIDGLWKIKVVNETDYSDKSVCQQDNAYATLIVPVGTKRAAARHAHHHQH from the coding sequence ATGAAACAATGGATGCTTTTAGGATTGCTGGGATTGGGCGCAGTGGCACAGGCGCACGATGTTTGGGTGGCCGCACCGACACATCAGCCTGCCGGCAAAATCCTGCATGCGGATTTGGGTTACAGTCATGACTTCCCCAATGTCGAAAAAATCGCCGACGACCGCGTGCATATTTTCAAACCGCTGCAATTGACCGGCAGCTCAAAGAAAACCGTTGATTTGGTAAATAAAGGCGAAAACTATCAATACGTTTCCAAAGCCGCTTTGCCTGAAGGCTCCTACTGGGTCAGCGCAACCTACAAACCGACTTTCTGGTCGAAAAACCAAGACGGCTGGAAACAGCAAACCTTAAAACAGCTGGCCGGCGCCACCTATTGCGAACAGGCACAAATGTTCGGCAAGAGCTTTGTCCAAGTGGGCAACGGCGCAGTTGATGAAGCTGTGTTGACCCGCCCTATCGGCCAAGAGCTGGAACTGGTTCCGCTGAAAAATCCGAACGAAGTCAAAGCAGGCGGTATTTTGCCGGTCAAAGTCCTGTACAAAGGCGAGCCTTTGGTTAAAGCCACCGTTACCGCCAGCTCGGACACTTTGGCCGAAATGGACTTGGAATCGACCCATGACCACCGCGAGCCTCAAGGCTTCTCCGGCAAAACCGATAAAAACGGCGTGGTCAATGTGATTACGCTGATTGACGGCTTGTGGAAAATCAAAGTGGTGAACGAGACCGATTACAGCGATAAAAGCGTATGTCAACAAGACAACGCTTACGCAACGCTGATCGTACCTGTCGGTACAAAACGCGCGGCTGCACGCCATGCCCACCATCATCAACACTAA
- the mutS gene encoding DNA mismatch repair protein MutS produces MSKPTVSPMMQQYLAIKSQHADKLVFYRMGDFYELFLDDAVEAAKLLDITLTTRGQMDGVPIKMAGVPFHAAEQYLARLVKMGKSVAVCEQVGEVGAGKGPVERKVVRIVTPGTLTDAAFLEDKETNRIAAVNADKKNVAIAWASLQSGEFKTKLTTADKLADELARLQAAEILLPEGKSLPDGFQGAQPARGTTSANITRLNSWQFAADAGAKLLTEYFGCQDLHGFGLDGKEHEAAVGAAGALLNYIRLTQNLMPQHLDGLSLETDSQYIGMDAATRRNLEITQTLSGKKSPTLFSILDGCATHMGSRLLALWLHHPLRSRAHIRARQEAVAALGSQYETLQGRLKNIADIERIAARIAVGNARPRDLAALRDSLFALSEIELSAEGSSLLETLKAVFPETLPVAETLKAAVMPEPAVWLKDGGVINQGYCAELDELRHIQNHGDEFLLELEARERERTGLSTLKVEFNRVHGFYIELSKVQAEQAPADYQRRQTLKNAERFITPELKTFEDKVLTAQEQALALEKRLFEALLKEVQTALPQLQKAAKAAAALDVLSTFAAIAAERGFVRPEFADYPVIHIENGRHPVVEQQVRHFTANHTDLNHKHRLILLTGPNMGGKSTYMRQVALIILLAHTGCFVPADAAQIGPIDQIFTRIGASDDLASNRSTFMVEMSETAYILHYATEQSLVLMDEVGRGTSTFDGLALAQAIAEHLLQKNKSFSLFATHYFELTRLPETCAAAVNMHLSALEQGRDIVFLHQIQPGPAGKSYGIAVAKLAGLPGRALKAAQKYLDELESQAAANRSQLDIFSTMPSENREDEEEKEQEVEPVDNLQTNELAEALAQIQPDNLTPREALDALYRLKEMCAMI; encoded by the coding sequence ATGTCCAAACCCACCGTTTCCCCGATGATGCAGCAGTATCTCGCCATCAAATCGCAACACGCCGACAAATTGGTGTTTTACCGTATGGGCGATTTTTACGAGTTGTTTTTGGATGATGCGGTGGAAGCGGCGAAGCTGTTGGACATCACCCTGACCACGCGCGGGCAGATGGACGGCGTGCCGATTAAGATGGCGGGTGTACCGTTTCACGCGGCGGAGCAGTATTTGGCGCGGCTGGTGAAGATGGGCAAAAGCGTGGCGGTGTGCGAGCAGGTGGGCGAAGTCGGCGCGGGCAAAGGGCCGGTGGAGCGCAAAGTCGTGCGCATCGTTACGCCCGGCACGCTGACCGACGCGGCGTTTTTGGAAGACAAGGAAACCAACCGCATCGCGGCGGTGAACGCAGACAAGAAAAATGTTGCCATTGCATGGGCTTCTTTGCAAAGCGGTGAATTCAAAACCAAGCTGACGACGGCGGACAAACTCGCCGACGAGCTGGCACGTTTGCAGGCGGCGGAAATCCTGCTGCCCGAAGGCAAAAGCCTGCCTGACGGTTTTCAGGGTGCGCAGCCTGCCCGTGGTACGACCTCTGCCAACATCACGCGCCTGAACTCATGGCAGTTTGCCGCCGACGCGGGCGCGAAACTGTTGACCGAATACTTCGGCTGCCAAGACCTGCACGGCTTCGGTTTGGACGGCAAGGAACACGAAGCCGCCGTCGGCGCGGCAGGCGCGCTGCTGAACTACATCCGCCTGACGCAAAACCTGATGCCGCAACACTTGGACGGTCTGTCGCTCGAAACCGACAGCCAATATATCGGCATGGACGCCGCCACACGCCGCAACCTTGAAATCACGCAAACCCTCTCCGGCAAAAAATCGCCGACCCTGTTTTCCATACTTGATGGCTGCGCCACCCACATGGGCAGCCGCCTTTTGGCACTCTGGCTGCATCACCCCTTACGCAGCCGCGCCCACATCCGTGCCCGCCAAGAAGCCGTTGCCGCACTGGGTTCGCAATACGAAACCTTACAAGGCCGTCTGAAAAACATCGCGGACATCGAACGCATCGCCGCCCGCATCGCCGTGGGCAATGCACGTCCGCGCGACCTCGCCGCCCTGCGCGACAGCCTGTTTGCCCTGTCCGAAATCGAATTGTCCGCCGAGGGCAGTAGTCTCTTAGAAACCCTCAAAGCTGTTTTCCCCGAAACCCTGCCCGTCGCCGAAACCCTCAAAGCCGCCGTGATGCCCGAACCCGCCGTCTGGCTCAAAGACGGCGGCGTCATCAATCAAGGCTATTGCGCAGAACTCGACGAGTTGCGCCACATCCAAAACCACGGCGACGAATTCCTGCTTGAGCTTGAAGCGCGTGAACGCGAACGCACCGGCCTTTCCACCCTCAAAGTCGAGTTCAACCGCGTCCACGGCTTCTACATCGAGTTATCCAAAGTCCAGGCCGAACAAGCCCCTGCTGACTACCAACGCCGCCAGACCCTCAAAAACGCCGAACGCTTCATCACTCCTGAACTCAAAACCTTCGAAGACAAAGTGCTGACCGCGCAAGAGCAGGCATTGGCATTGGAAAAACGTCTGTTTGAAGCCCTGCTGAAAGAAGTTCAGACGGCCTTGCCGCAGCTTCAAAAAGCCGCCAAAGCCGCCGCCGCACTCGATGTGCTTTCCACGTTTGCCGCCATTGCCGCCGAACGCGGCTTCGTCCGCCCCGAGTTTGCCGACTATCCGGTTATCCACATTGAAAACGGCCGCCATCCCGTCGTCGAACAGCAAGTGCGCCACTTTACCGCCAACCACACCGACCTCAATCACAAACACCGTCTCATTCTGCTTACAGGCCCGAATATGGGCGGCAAGTCCACTTATATGCGCCAAGTCGCCCTCATCATCCTGTTGGCGCACACCGGCTGTTTCGTGCCTGCCGATGCCGCCCAAATCGGCCCCATCGACCAAATCTTCACCCGCATCGGCGCATCCGACGACTTAGCTTCCAACCGCTCCACCTTCATGGTCGAAATGAGCGAAACCGCCTACATCCTCCACTACGCCACCGAGCAATCCCTCGTCCTTATGGACGAAGTCGGGCGCGGCACTTCGACTTTTGACGGCCTCGCCCTTGCGCAAGCTATTGCCGAACATCTGCTGCAAAAAAACAAATCCTTCAGCCTCTTCGCCACTCATTATTTTGAATTGACGCGCCTGCCCGAAACCTGCGCCGCCGCCGTCAATATGCACCTTTCCGCGCTCGAACAAGGGCGGGATATTGTGTTTTTGCACCAAATCCAACCGGGTCCCGCCGGAAAAAGCTACGGCATCGCCGTCGCCAAACTCGCCGGCCTGCCCGGCCGCGCCCTCAAAGCCGCCCAAAAATATCTGGACGAACTCGAATCCCAAGCCGCCGCAAACCGGTCCCAACTGGATATTTTCAGTACCATGCCGTCTGAAAATAGGGAAGATGAGGAAGAGAAAGAACAAGAAGTTGAACCTGTTGATAATTTGCAGACCAATGAATTGGCTGAAGCTTTGGCGCAAATTCAGCCCGACAACCTCACACCGCGCGAAGCCTTGGATGCCTTGTATCGCTTGAAAGAAATGTGTGCCATGATTTAA
- the panC gene encoding pantoate--beta-alanine ligase, with protein MQIIHTIKELREWRKTAGKVAFVPTMGNLHEGHLALVREAKKRADNVVVSIFVNRLQFGQGEDFDKYPRTLQQDADKLAGEGVAVVFAPDEKELYPNVEQRFNVEPPHLQNELCGKFRPGHFRGVATVVTKLFNIVQPDTACFGKKDYQQLAIIKGFVEDLNFNIDIVPVDTGRASDGLALSSRNQYLSEAERAEAPRLYQELQNIAAALKNGNLDYARLEAECVRRLTDACWVVDYVEIRHAHSLAVAHVGDKELVVLAAARLGTTRLIDNLEVALA; from the coding sequence ATGCAAATTATTCATACGATTAAAGAATTGCGCGAGTGGCGCAAAACTGCCGGAAAAGTGGCATTTGTGCCGACCATGGGCAATCTGCACGAAGGCCATCTTGCGCTGGTGCGCGAAGCGAAAAAACGTGCCGATAACGTTGTGGTCAGTATTTTTGTCAACCGCCTGCAATTCGGACAAGGCGAAGATTTCGACAAATATCCGCGCACTTTGCAGCAAGATGCCGACAAATTGGCAGGCGAGGGCGTTGCCGTCGTGTTTGCGCCTGATGAAAAAGAGCTGTATCCGAATGTGGAACAGCGTTTCAATGTCGAACCTCCGCACCTGCAAAATGAATTGTGCGGCAAATTCCGTCCGGGCCATTTCCGCGGCGTGGCGACCGTTGTGACCAAGTTGTTCAACATTGTTCAACCCGATACCGCCTGTTTCGGTAAAAAAGACTATCAGCAGCTGGCGATTATCAAAGGCTTTGTCGAAGATTTGAACTTCAATATCGACATTGTTCCTGTCGATACCGGCCGCGCTTCAGACGGCCTGGCACTTTCCAGCCGCAACCAATATTTGAGTGAAGCAGAACGCGCAGAAGCGCCTCGCCTCTATCAAGAGTTGCAAAACATTGCCGCTGCCCTGAAAAACGGCAATCTGGATTACGCCCGGCTTGAAGCCGAATGTGTCCGCCGTTTGACCGATGCCTGCTGGGTGGTTGATTACGTTGAAATCCGCCATGCACACAGTTTGGCAGTGGCTCATGTTGGCGATAAAGAATTGGTGGTGCTTGCCGCCGCCCGTTTGGGTACCACGCGCTTGATTGATAATTTGGAAGTGGCTTTGGCTTAA
- the panB gene encoding 3-methyl-2-oxobutanoate hydroxymethyltransferase — translation MITVNTLQKMKAEGEKIAMLTAYESSFAALMDNAGVDVLLVGDSLGMAVQGRQSTLPVSLQDMCYHTECVARGTKNAMIVSDLPFGAYQQSKEQAFAAAAELMAAGAHMVKLEGGVWMAETTEFLQMRGIPVCAHIGLTPQSVFAFGGYKVQGRGDKAEALLNDAKAHDAAGAAIVLMECVPAELAKKVTETVSCPTIGIGAGVDCDGQVLVMHDMLGIFPGKTAKFVKNFMQGKDSVQAAVKAYVDEVKEKTFPSVEHTFAG, via the coding sequence ATGATTACCGTAAACACTTTGCAAAAAATGAAAGCAGAGGGCGAAAAAATCGCCATGCTGACCGCTTATGAATCCAGCTTTGCCGCGCTGATGGACAATGCCGGCGTAGATGTGTTGTTGGTTGGCGACTCTTTGGGCATGGCGGTGCAAGGTCGTCAGTCCACTTTGCCGGTGAGCTTGCAGGATATGTGCTACCACACTGAATGCGTGGCTCGCGGTACTAAAAATGCCATGATTGTCAGCGATTTGCCGTTTGGCGCATATCAACAGAGCAAAGAGCAGGCATTTGCAGCGGCGGCAGAGTTGATGGCAGCCGGTGCACATATGGTCAAGCTCGAAGGCGGTGTCTGGATGGCGGAGACCACTGAATTTCTGCAAATGCGCGGTATCCCTGTCTGCGCCCACATCGGCCTGACTCCGCAATCCGTGTTTGCATTCGGCGGCTATAAGGTTCAAGGCCGCGGCGACAAGGCAGAGGCATTGCTCAACGACGCCAAAGCGCATGATGCGGCAGGTGCGGCGATTGTGTTGATGGAATGCGTTCCTGCGGAATTGGCGAAAAAAGTGACTGAGACAGTTTCTTGCCCAACCATCGGTATTGGCGCAGGCGTGGATTGTGACGGTCAAGTTTTGGTGATGCACGATATGCTCGGCATTTTCCCCGGTAAAACCGCCAAATTCGTGAAGAACTTTATGCAGGGCAAAGACAGCGTTCAAGCTGCGGTCAAAGCCTATGTAGACGAAGTCAAAGAAAAAACGTTCCCTTCTGTCGAACATACGTTTGCCGGATAA
- a CDS encoding polyamine aminopropyltransferase, whose translation MPPRYPYRRLRPAKSHLPEVGISEEGNIRSLHLGSDTIQSSMNVDHPSELVLSYSRAMMGWLLFAETPPKHITQIGLGGGSFARWIDSYLPHTKQTAVDINPQVIAVARSLFELPHEGENFEIIEADGAEYIKVFRHNTDVILVDGFDGEQIIDALVEEPFFQDCRNALSPDGVFVTNWWSGDQRYQRFVERLLNVFDGRVLELPAESHGNVAVMAFQSSPKEQNLDNLKKRAEKLSEKYGLDFKRMLADLKANNQNNGKNFYL comes from the coding sequence ATGCCACCCCGCTATCCTTACCGCCGCCTGCGCCCAGCCAAATCCCATCTGCCCGAAGTCGGCATTTCCGAAGAAGGCAATATCCGTTCCCTGCACTTGGGCAGCGACACCATTCAAAGCTCCATGAATGTCGATCATCCGTCCGAGCTGGTGTTGTCGTACAGCCGCGCCATGATGGGTTGGCTGCTGTTTGCAGAAACCCCGCCCAAACACATCACCCAAATCGGCTTGGGTGGCGGCTCGTTTGCCCGTTGGATAGACAGCTATCTGCCCCACACCAAGCAAACCGCCGTGGACATCAATCCGCAAGTCATCGCCGTGGCGCGCAGCCTGTTTGAATTGCCGCACGAAGGCGAAAATTTTGAAATTATCGAGGCGGATGGTGCGGAATATATTAAAGTGTTCCGCCACAATACCGATGTAATTTTGGTAGATGGTTTTGACGGCGAACAGATTATCGATGCTTTGGTGGAAGAGCCCTTCTTCCAAGACTGCCGCAACGCCCTCTCTCCCGACGGCGTATTTGTCACCAACTGGTGGAGCGGCGACCAACGTTATCAACGCTTTGTCGAACGCCTGCTCAACGTCTTTGACGGCCGCGTACTCGAGCTGCCTGCCGAGAGCCACGGCAACGTAGCGGTCATGGCATTCCAAAGCAGCCCCAAAGAACAAAATCTCGACAACCTGAAAAAACGCGCCGAAAAATTAAGCGAAAAATACGGCTTGGACTTCAAACGGATGCTTGCCGATTTGAAAGCCAACAATCAAAATAACGGCAAGAATTTTTATCTGTAA
- a CDS encoding alpha/beta hydrolase translates to MLKPDIIQIPGPAGLLETIYLPSTQESARGVAVINHPNPLQGGTNTNKVIQTAAKALSQLGFHCYLPNLRGVGNSQGEHDYGRGETQDCIAVIDYARAQHPDAPQFVLAGFSFGGYVSTFAAQARTPDLLLLMGAAVHHYTDRPEPSNVPDVAKTLMIHGAEDEVVEINKALTWAEPQGLPVVTIAGSSHFFHGKLIVLRDTITRFAPALLG, encoded by the coding sequence ATGCTCAAACCCGACATCATTCAAATCCCCGGCCCGGCCGGTTTGCTGGAAACCATCTACCTGCCAAGCACACAAGAATCTGCCCGCGGCGTTGCCGTCATCAACCACCCCAATCCCCTGCAAGGCGGCACCAACACCAACAAAGTCATCCAAACCGCCGCCAAAGCCCTCAGCCAACTCGGCTTCCATTGCTACCTGCCCAATTTGCGCGGCGTAGGCAATAGCCAAGGCGAACACGACTACGGCCGCGGCGAAACGCAAGACTGCATTGCCGTTATCGACTACGCCCGTGCGCAACATCCTGACGCGCCGCAATTCGTCCTGGCCGGTTTCTCATTCGGCGGCTACGTTTCCACCTTTGCCGCACAAGCGCGTACGCCTGATTTGCTGTTGTTGATGGGTGCCGCCGTCCATCACTATACTGACCGCCCGGAGCCATCCAACGTTCCGGATGTCGCCAAAACATTGATGATTCATGGCGCGGAAGACGAAGTCGTCGAAATCAACAAAGCCCTGACATGGGCAGAACCACAAGGCCTGCCTGTTGTCACCATTGCCGGCTCGTCCCACTTCTTCCACGGCAAACTCATCGTTTTACGCGATACAATCACACGGTTTGCACCGGCTTTATTAGGTTAA
- a CDS encoding NUDIX hydrolase: protein MDLKETKLSSEPIYEGSFVTISRDRVRLPNGNESQRIVIRHPGAACVLAETEDGKVVLVRQWRYAADQATLELPAGKLDVADEDPAECALRELAEETPYVADSVKLLYSFYTAVGFCDEKMYLYQAQGVRLGSELSNDEDEITETVLMSKEEVSNALANDEIKDGKTLIGLQYWLTQN from the coding sequence ATGGATTTGAAAGAAACTAAATTAAGCAGCGAGCCAATCTACGAAGGTTCTTTTGTTACCATCAGCCGCGATCGGGTTCGCCTACCCAACGGCAACGAAAGTCAACGGATTGTGATCCGTCATCCGGGTGCTGCGTGTGTATTGGCGGAAACGGAAGACGGTAAAGTTGTTTTGGTACGCCAATGGCGTTATGCCGCCGATCAGGCGACGTTGGAATTGCCGGCGGGTAAATTGGATGTGGCGGACGAAGATCCTGCCGAATGCGCTTTGCGCGAGTTGGCGGAAGAAACGCCATATGTCGCCGACAGTGTCAAATTGTTGTACTCCTTTTATACTGCAGTCGGTTTTTGCGATGAAAAAATGTATCTCTACCAAGCGCAAGGTGTGCGTTTGGGCAGCGAATTGAGCAATGATGAGGATGAAATTACAGAAACCGTCCTGATGAGCAAGGAAGAGGTGAGCAATGCATTGGCAAACGATGAAATCAAAGATGGTAAGACTTTGATTGGTTTGCAGTATTGGTTGACTCAGAATTGA
- a CDS encoding nuclease-related domain-containing protein translates to MIEQILGSMSGIFWIFLIIIPLLLLKALLKNPKIKGSMGEIAVRSVIGKNLDEKTYSEFHDLIIPSRDGTTQIDHIYVSIFGIFVIETKNYTGWIFGSEKQSKWTQIIYKQKHYFQNPLRQNYAHIKALSELLQFPEEKFHSMVVFLGDCELKSKMPPNVCRIRQAVAYIKNFQTALLLPHEVEAIVAVLSSSDYQANSEKLRTHTERLQQRHQR, encoded by the coding sequence ATGATTGAACAAATATTGGGAAGTATGTCAGGTATATTTTGGATTTTTTTGATCATTATTCCTTTGCTTTTATTAAAAGCGCTGTTGAAAAATCCTAAAATAAAGGGAAGTATGGGGGAAATAGCAGTTCGTTCTGTAATTGGAAAAAATTTAGATGAGAAAACTTATTCTGAGTTTCACGATTTAATTATTCCATCTCGAGATGGTACGACACAAATTGATCATATTTATGTCTCAATTTTTGGGATATTTGTGATAGAAACTAAAAATTACACAGGTTGGATTTTTGGTAGTGAAAAGCAATCTAAATGGACGCAAATCATCTATAAACAGAAACATTATTTTCAAAACCCGTTGCGTCAGAATTATGCTCATATCAAAGCATTGTCAGAACTATTGCAATTTCCTGAGGAGAAGTTTCATTCAATGGTAGTTTTCTTGGGTGATTGTGAGTTGAAATCGAAAATGCCACCAAATGTTTGCCGTATTAGGCAGGCGGTGGCTTATATTAAGAATTTTCAGACGGCCTTATTGCTTCCTCATGAAGTAGAGGCAATAGTTGCTGTATTGTCTTCAAGTGACTACCAAGCAAATAGTGAGAAGCTGCGAACACATACGGAGCGTTTGCAACAACGACATCAGCGGTAA
- the folB gene encoding dihydroneopterin aldolase, with product MDKIFLYGMKADTLIGVYDWERERKQTLILDLEISVPERTGTSDNIGDTIHYGEVCEVVRRSLAEQDFLLLETLAEHIAQLILNDFGAAKVRVRIVKPGILPDVAQVGIEIERTRE from the coding sequence ATGGATAAAATCTTTTTGTACGGCATGAAGGCCGATACTTTAATCGGCGTATATGATTGGGAACGCGAGCGTAAACAGACTTTGATTTTGGATTTGGAAATCAGTGTTCCCGAGCGTACCGGTACGAGCGACAATATCGGCGACACCATCCATTATGGCGAAGTATGCGAAGTCGTACGCCGCAGCCTTGCCGAACAGGATTTTTTACTGCTGGAAACTTTGGCGGAACATATCGCCCAATTGATTTTAAATGATTTTGGTGCGGCCAAAGTGCGCGTCCGTATTGTGAAACCGGGTATCTTGCCTGATGTGGCGCAGGTCGGTATTGAGATTGAACGTACTCGGGAATAA